The Rhodococcus rhodochrous DNA window CATCGCCCGGTTGCAGGCCCGCGCCCGCGAATCGGTCGGCGGGCAGATCCGGTTGGGCGACAGTAGCTATCGGGTTCAACGTGCCGGTCGATCCGACGTACCGGCGATCGTCGCATTGCTCTCCGACGACGAGCAGACCCCCTGCGAGGGTGCGGAACTCGCCCGATACGAAGAGGCCTACGACGCCGTCGCCCGCGACCCCTCGCACTACCTCGCGGTGGTGCGCGACGAGGTCGGCCGGATCGTCGGCACGATGCAGTTGACGATCGTGCCGGGTCTGTTCCGTGGCGGTGCCACCCGCCTGCTCGTCGAAGGAATCCGGGTCGCCTCGTCCGAACGTTCCCGCGGCATCGGCACAGCCATGCTCGAGTGGGCCCACGATCACGGCCGGAACCGGGGTGCCACGCTCGCGCAGATCGCCGTGGACGCGTCCGACGAGCGGGCTCGGATGTTCGGGGCGCGGCTCGGCTACGGCTGCACCCAGGTTGGACTCGAACGGGCGCTCTGACGTCGGCCGACTCGATGGCCGAGGACTACGTCGTAGCCGACGGCGACGCGGTGGATCTCCGCTTCGTCGTGTAGCGCGTCCTGTGCCGATCCGGATCCGTTCCGGTGGACGTGGGTGCGCCGCGTGCGACGAGGTGACGGACGACGTACTCCGCGTCCGCGCCGGCCCCGCCGACGAGCATCGACCGGAACGACGACTGGAAGCACAGACCGGTGAAGTACAAGCCGGGCACCGAGGGAACCACGCCGTGTTCCTCGCGCGGCCAGCCATCCGTGTCGAGCACCGGTAGGTCGATCCAGTCGTAGTACTGGCGGAATCCGGTGCACCACACAATATTCGTCACGTCGAGAATCCGGCCGTCGGACAGTGCGGGGCGGAGTTCGGCCACGCCGGTCACCCGCTCGGTGATCCGGGTGACGCCGCGCGCGGCCAGCTCCCGTCGGCGGATTCGCAGCAGCGGCGCGCCGTGACGCCGTTCGTCCTCGCGAGCACGTCGTCCCATCGGGGTACGCACGGACAGCACATGTCCCCACACGAACCACAGGACCGGGAACAACACGCGCATCGCGGGACTGTCCACACGCACCGGCAACTGCCCGGTGTCGCGTCCGCACAGAATCGTCGGATGGGACGCCGCCAGCTCGTAGGCGATCTCACTGCCGGAATGAGAGGCCCCCACCACGAGTACCGGACCGTCACGCAACTGCGACGGATCGTGATATTCACTCGAATGCAACTGCACGATTTCGGGATCCAGTTCGGAAGCGAAGTCGGGGACGCGTGGGGTTCGACCGAACGTGCCCGTGGCCACGATGACGTTGTTCGCCTCGATCCGCGTGTCGCCGCAGTCGAGGGCGAACCGGTCACCGTCGTGGGAGAGTCGGCGCACCCGGGTGTTACCGAGTACGGGCAGATCGAATCGGGAGGCGTAGGACTCGAGGTAGTCGGCGAGCTCGTCCTTGGTGGGGGAGCGGTGCGGGTCGCCCGGGAACGACATGCCGGGCAGTCCGTCGTAGCCGGCGGGACTGTACAGGCGTAACGAGTCCCAATGGCAGCGCCAGTTGTCGCCGATGCGTCTGTACGTGTCGACGATGAGGAACGGACGGTCACGGCGGGCCAGATGGTAACCGGCGGACAGGCCTGCCTGACCTGCGCCGACGACGACGGTGTCGATCTGTTGGGGTGCGCTGTGGACGGTCATGACGACTCCCCGAGGTGAGGGAACTACACCGACGACGTTAGGCACTGCCGCCCCTCGGCCGCGTCGGGAGGAGTGTGCAATCGAAGGTGGCAGCGTATGGGCAGTTCTACCCAGTCAGAGCAGGCGATGCTCGTACGCGTAGGCCGTCGCCGCCGCTCGTGAGGACACCTCGAGCTTGGTGAATATGTTGCTCAGGTGCCGAGCCACCGTCTTCTCGCTGATGACGAACTCGTGGGCGATGGCTCGATTCGTCTTGCCCGTGGCAACGGCGCGCAGCACCTGGACCTCCCGGGGCGTCAGCCCGTTCGGTGCGTCGGCGAGTTCGGGACCGCGGAGCTCACGCAGATCCGGCAACGCGTGCAGATCGTGGAAAACCGATGCTGCCGAGTCGAATTCGAGCCGGGCGTCATCGTCGTCGCCGAGTGCGGCGCAGCATCGACCCTGCAGCACTCGTACCCGGGCACGTTCGTAGGGTGCACCGAGGTCACGCCAGCGCCTGCCGGATCGCCGCAGCCGTTCGAGGGCGCCGCAGGGGTCACCTTCGGCGAGCAGGACCGAGCCCTGCGCGTGGTCGGCCATCGCTGCCAGTGCAGGGGCGTCCTGCGTCCGGGTCAGCGCCTCGAGTTCGTCGGTGCTGCGCCGGGCCGCGGCCACATCTCCGGTGGCGAGCGCGATCTCCGTGTGGGCGGCGAGCATCCGCGGCCGGTCGAGATTCGAGGCTTCGCCGAGACCCCGGAGGATTCCGGCGACCGCTGCGGTGGTGTCGCCCTGCCTCAGACGCAGCAGAGCAAGACCCGGCTGCACCTCCTGCCCGTACATGCCCGCTGACCTGTAGGCGGCTTCCGCCTCGGCGAACTCACCGCGTAGACGATGCAGTTCGCCCTGCTCGTACAGGGCCATTCCCATCGCGGGTTGACCGGGCGGATCCGACAGCCGCTGCAGTGCGAGGCGGGCGAGGTCCATCGCCTGCGACCAGTCGCCCTCGAGTTGCAGCATCTGGGCGCGATGGACCAGGCACTGTCCCCGGAAGGGCACGAGTCCGGACTGATCGTCGCACCAGCGGCCGAGGGCCTGAGTCCACTCCTTCGCCCGTTGCAGATGATATGTGCCGTAACAGGTCTCGATGACAGCGCAGTACACCAGTCCGGAGACGACGGGCGAGACCTCGCCCAATCCGACAGCGACGAGTACCTCGTCGAGTGTCCGCAGCCCGCCGTCGACGTCGCCGAGCAGGACTCGGCACTGTCCGATGCCCAGCGAACCGAGAGCGAGAAGGTCGGCGTCGTGACAGGCCCGTCCGATGCGCTGAGCTGCGGTGAAGATCGGCAGTGCCTCGGTCGGCCGGTTCGCGTACATCTGCTGTACTGCTCCGGGGATCATCAGGAAGCCGCTGGTCGCGCAGTCCGGTCGGTCCGGGACACCCGACTGTCGGGCTCGCTCCAGCCAACCTCCGGCCCGTGCTACTTCACCGCGTCCCATCAACAGGAAGCACAACCAGAAGGCGCTGATACCCGCGCTCTCGGTTTCGCCGGCTTCGAGATGTGCGGCGAAGGCGCGCTCGTACAGTGCGACGCTGGCGTCGTCGTGACCAGCGAGGTACGCGGCTCGGGCGAACAGATCGAGGTCGTCCGCGGACAGGACGGCGAGTGTGTCGGCGCTGCGGAATCCGTCCAGGGCACGCGGCCACTCGCGCGCGCGGTACGCTGCCCGCGCGTGGTCCAGGACCGCCGACCTGCCCATGTTCGCTCCCGCGATCGAGCGCCGCCGACACCGGCTGATTGCGATCCTACGCCCGCGGATACGCAGGGTCGTCGGTGTGCGCGCGGCTCACGACGGTCGCATGCCCGCCAGAACGATCGACACCAATCGTGGAACGAGATCCGGGGTCACCGCACGGATCGCGTCGGGTAAGGGACGGGTGATCAGGCCGATCGCCAGGACCAGTTCCAGCGCGTCGAGGTCGGGGCGCACGATGCCGGCGGATCGCACCGCGTCGAGCAGCTCCTCGACCCCGGCGAGCGTCTGCGCCTGGGCGTCGCGCACCGATTCGGAGATCTCGTCGGTCACGAATTCGGCGAGGGTGGCCGAGAGTGCACCCAGGTCGAGTTCGACCAGCCGTTGCACGTAGCCCACCCAGGCGTCCTCGGGTGAGCAGCCGACGCGCTCCAGGGCCTCGGTGCCCGCTGCGCGCATGTCGGCGAGGATCGTCAGCGCGACCTCGTCGGCCAGCGCGGCCCGGGACTCGAAGTTCCGGTAGAGGGTAGCGATGCCGACTCCGGCGGCCTCCGCGACCGCCTCGAGCGCGACGTCGCTGCCGTGGACGGCGAACAGCCGGCGCGCCTCCTGGACGATCAGCTGACGACGCTTCGCGGCATCGGCACGCATCGGTTGCCTTCCTTCCGGAGTGGGCTGTGAGGAACTTCGCTTGACATGTCCATCCTAACCGGAGGATTATTCTCCGATAGAAGTGGAGGAAAATCATCCACTTAGCGATGGTTCGGACAAGGAAGACGCGATGGCAGACGCCGCTACGACGACAGTTCCCGACGCGGGTGACTCCACCGCGCGCAAGCCGCATCCCGCGCTGACGGTGCTGGGAATGACGTGCGGGCTCGGGGTGATCCTCGTGCTCATGCTCTTGGTCTTCATCATGCCGTCACTGAAGAGCGGACCGCACGACCTGCAGGTCGGCATCGTCGGAACCTCTGCAGCGGCAGAAGAATTCGAGACGTCGCTCGCGACGGCCGCCCCCGACGCCTACACCTCGCAGCGATTCGCCTCCGAGCAGGAACTGCGCGACGCCATCCACGACCGCGACGTCATCGGAGGGTTCGTCGTCGACGAGTCGGGCGTCCGCACGCTGGTCGCCGGCGCGGGCTCGACCGCCATCTCCGGTTCGCTCGCCGGAACCTCGCAGGCGGTCGGCGGAGCACTCGGGGCCGACGTGACCGTCGAGGACGTCGTTCCGTTGCCGGAATCCGACCCCACCGGTATCGGCATCGGTGGTCTCGCCTTCCCGCTCGTCTTCGGTGGCATCGTCCCGGTCGTCGCATTCCGGAAGATCCTGCCGCGCAGCGACGGCTGGTACCTGACCGGCCTGCTCGTCTTCGCTGCCGTCGGTGGCATCGTCGTCGCGTCCATCCTCACCTTCGCGTTCGGAAGCATCGAATCGACCTTCTGGCCGGTCGCGGGATCCATGGCCCTCGGTATCGCCGCCCTTGCACTCCCGTTGGCCGGACTCCAGAAGGCCTTCGGCGCCAAAGGGTTCACCATCGGTGCGATGGCCATGATGTTCCTCGGCAATCCGCTGGCCGGTATCGCGACGACGTCGGCATGGCTGCCGTCCGGACTCGGTACCTTCGGTCAGATCCTTCCCCCGGGTGCTGCCGGAACCCTCGTGCGCTCCGCGGCATACTTCGACGGTGCCGGCGGATTCGTCGCGCTGTCGACCCTCGCCACGTGGATCGTCGTGGGACTCGTGCTCTACGCGGTGGGCATGCGACATGCGGTGGGTGAGGAAGCGACAGAGCGTCCTTCGGCGCAGGTCACGGCCTAGCGGACTACTTCGAGCGGTCCTTCCTCGGGCGTCGGCGGCTCGAACCGCTCGAAGTACTCCGTCGCCGTCCGCTCGGTCAGCGGCCAATCGTCCGCCCACCTCCCGTGCCGGTCGCCGACCCGGCTCAGGATGGTCTCGAGCTCCGTCGCGATGTACACGGTCTCCGGCACGATGCCCTGCGGTGCGAGCAGTGCGCGGAACTCGTCACGTTGTCGCCGGAACCAGAATCCGAAGTCGAGCACGACATCGTTCCCGGCTGCCACATGGCGCAGCAAGCGCGCCTTCAGGTCTGCTGATACCTCGGCCACCACGTCGGCGGAGGGCATGGTCGTGATCCCGCGATCCCAGAACTCCACCTCGTACGACAGACGCGTCCAACCCTCGCGCTCCAGGCGCTTGGCATAGGTGGTCTTACCGGCACCGGCCGGGCCGCACATCATCACGACGCGAGACACTCGGGTCCTGTTCGCTGCCATCGGGCCGACGGTACGCACCGCCACCGACATCGAGACCGATAACGCTCATCGCTGATCCGAATCGATCGGGCCTGATCCGCACCCCTGGGCGCCAGGGCACCGCGTCACGTGGAGGCCTTCTCGATCTTCGGTGAGAGTCTGCCGATCACGGCGCTGCCGATGATGCCGACGACGATCATGCCGATCCCGACCGCGTCCGGTATCGAGTCGGTGACCCACCCGAAGATCCCCGCGACCAGCACGAACGTCGGCAACCAGTCGATCAGCTTCAGGAGCGACGGGGCGGGTTCGGACTCGCCCTGCGACGCCGCGAACTTCGCACCGGCGTAGTCCGGATAGAACTCGGTGAAGGAGACCGCGAAGAAGATCGCCGCGAGCTGGAGCACCCAACCGGTCCAGAAGTTGCCCGGGTCGCGCATCACGGCGTCGCCGATGAATCCGACGATGGCGGAGAAGGTGAACGCACCGGCCCAGACCGCGGAGATCACGTAATTGATCTTCATGAACAGGGGAGACGTCCAGTATTCCTGGGGCGTGTCCTCTTTCGCGTAGGGGAGTGTGAACGGTCTGCGCGCGATCAGGGTGGCGACGACGAACACCGCGAGCGCGATGTTGGTGAGTTCACCCGCCCAGATCTCCATCCAGTCGATGACACCGTCCGACGCGATGAGGCCCACCGCCGCCAGGACGGCGAAGAACGCCGCACCGAACGTGTCGAGGGCGTGTATCTTGATGCCGCGTCGCGCGCCCACCCACATCGTCAGCAGGACGAGGCCGAGAGCGAAACACACCGCTTCCTCGAACCGTCCCGGGGCCGACAGGACGGACATGAGGATCCACGGTGCGATGCCCGACAGTGGCGACCGGAGGTAACCGTCGACGACCTTGGTCATGCCTACCAGCGTATTTCGTGAAGCCGGGCATGTCGGAGTTTTCGGAGGATCGAGCAGGATCCGTTCGGGCGCCCTCAGTCCTGCGTGGTCGGTGCTTCGGCCAGGCTGCGCCGGGTGGAAAAGTGACGCTCGATCCCTGACAAGGGGTCGACGAATTCGAGTTCGCGCGCGAGCAATTGGAGGGGGAGCGAATGGTCGTCCGGTGTCTCGGGCAGCAGCACGGGATACCAGTGGTCGCCGAGGATCCCGATACCGAGCGCCGCCAGATGTACTCGCAGCTGATGCATCCGACCCGTGTGCGGGCGCAGCAGGGTGTGCAGGACGGCCCGTCCGGACCTGCTCATCCCGGATCCGAGCACCTCGATCAGCGTCTCCGAGTTGGGTTCGCGGGTGTCGTCGACGACGACGCGCAACTCACCGCGCCGCGCCTCTATGTGGTTGCGGTACAGCACGGGGACCGGACGTCCGGCGATCTCCGGCGCTCCCGGATCCCATTCCGCCGGCAGTGCGGACACCGCCTCGTACACCTTGGTGACCCGACGCTTCTCGAACAGGGACTGGTAGGCGCCGCGCGTCTCCGGCCGGGCCGAGAACATCACGAGCCCGGCGGTCGCCCGGTCGAGCCGGTGGATCGGTGTCAGGTCCGGGTTGTCGAGGCGGGTCCGCAGTCGGACCAGTGCCGATTCGCGCAGGTAGCGCCCACCCGGGGTGGTGGGCAGGAAATGCGGTTTGTCGACCACGACGAGGTCGTCGTCGATATGCAGGATCTCCTCGTGGAACGGCACCGGTTCCTCGACGGGCAGATCGCGGTAGTACCAGACGAACCGGTGCGCTCCGAGTTCGGTGCCGCGACCGATGGGTTCTCCGTCGATCCCCACGATCTCGCCGGCGTCGAAGCGACGGTAGAGATCGTCGGCGTCGAGATGGTCGAAACGCGCGACGACGTACTCGGCGACCGTCGACCACGGACCGGAGGTCGGAACACGCAGTCGCGTGGGCCCGACCCCGTTCCTGACGGGCAACGGTGAGGGCATCGGCACGGGCACCATCCTCCCATCGGCCGCGACGTGAGCTGCACCTCGGGTGATCGGCGACGGCGCGATCAGGACTTGTCGAGATCCACGGGCACACCGTTCTGACACCATGTCCGCATGACTGCACCGGCCCGGCTCGGCATCCCGACCGGCACGCTCGCGCTGCTGGCCGCCCTGTACTTCGCGCAGGGTCTGCCGTACGGGTTCTTCACGCAGGCGCTTCCGGTGGTGCTCCGCGAGTCCGGCTTCTCGTTGATCGCGATCAGCGCGACGGGTGTGCTCTTCGCGCCGTGGGCGCTGAAGTTCCTGTGGGCGCCGTACGTCGACCACTACGGGACGCGGCGGCAGTGGCTGCTCTCGCTCCAGCTCGCGGCGTCGGCGGTGTCGTTGATCCTGGCGTGCCTCGACCTGTCGTCGACGCTGCGGTGGCTGCTCGTCGGCATCGCGGTGGTCAACGCCCTCTCGGCCACGCAGGACGTCGCGACCGACGGTCTGGCCGTGCAACTGCTCGGACCGAAACAACGCGGGTTGGGGAACGGCATCCAGGTCGGCGCGTACCGCATCGGGATGATCGTCGGCGGGGGAGCACTGCTGTGGGTCTTCTCCCTCGCGGGTTGGCGCAGCCTGTTTCTCGCGATGGCGTTCCTGCTGGTGCTGACGACGATCCCGGTGTGGCGACTGCCGCGCACAAAGCGACCGGCCACGCCGGATCGGGAACCGAGAGGCGCGACCCGCATGACGGTCGCGTGGTGGGCGCGGCTGCGCCGCCCCGGCATGCTCGCGTTCATCCTGCTCATCGGCGGCTTCAAGTTCGGCGACTCGATGGGTTCGGCGATGGTGGGACCGTTCATGTCCGACTCCGGACTCACCCTCGGGCAGATCGCGCTGGTCAAGGGAGTGCTGTCCTCGGCAGGCGCCCTCGGCGGCGCCGCACTCGGTGGGTGGCTGTGCTTCCGTCGCGGTCGCCGGCAGGCCCTGCTGATCGGCGGCGTCACCCAGACGGCGAGCCTCGCGCTGTACGTCGTCGCGTCGCTCGGCTACGGCGGGTTCGGGCTCATCGTCTCCGCGAGCCTGGCCGAACATGTCCTCGGTGGTGCCGCGACGGTCGCGGTGTTCACGCTCATGATGGACGCCGCGGACAGGGACCACGCCGGCAGCGACTACACCCTGCTCGCGTGCGCGATCGTCGTCGTGCAGGGCATCGCGGGATTCACCGCCGGTGTGGTCGGAGACGTCTTCGGCTATCCCGCGCTGTTCGGCACCAGCCTGGTGTTGTCGGGAATCGGATGCGCCGTCCTGCTGCTCGCC harbors:
- a CDS encoding flavin-containing monooxygenase, with translation MTVHSAPQQIDTVVVGAGQAGLSAGYHLARRDRPFLIVDTYRRIGDNWRCHWDSLRLYSPAGYDGLPGMSFPGDPHRSPTKDELADYLESYASRFDLPVLGNTRVRRLSHDGDRFALDCGDTRIEANNVIVATGTFGRTPRVPDFASELDPEIVQLHSSEYHDPSQLRDGPVLVVGASHSGSEIAYELAASHPTILCGRDTGQLPVRVDSPAMRVLFPVLWFVWGHVLSVRTPMGRRAREDERRHGAPLLRIRRRELAARGVTRITERVTGVAELRPALSDGRILDVTNIVWCTGFRQYYDWIDLPVLDTDGWPREEHGVVPSVPGLYFTGLCFQSSFRSMLVGGAGADAEYVVRHLVARGAPTSTGTDPDRHRTRYTTKRRSTASPSATT
- a CDS encoding LuxR family transcriptional regulator; amino-acid sequence: MGRSAVLDHARAAYRAREWPRALDGFRSADTLAVLSADDLDLFARAAYLAGHDDASVALYERAFAAHLEAGETESAGISAFWLCFLLMGRGEVARAGGWLERARQSGVPDRPDCATSGFLMIPGAVQQMYANRPTEALPIFTAAQRIGRACHDADLLALGSLGIGQCRVLLGDVDGGLRTLDEVLVAVGLGEVSPVVSGLVYCAVIETCYGTYHLQRAKEWTQALGRWCDDQSGLVPFRGQCLVHRAQMLQLEGDWSQAMDLARLALQRLSDPPGQPAMGMALYEQGELHRLRGEFAEAEAAYRSAGMYGQEVQPGLALLRLRQGDTTAAVAGILRGLGEASNLDRPRMLAAHTEIALATGDVAAARRSTDELEALTRTQDAPALAAMADHAQGSVLLAEGDPCGALERLRRSGRRWRDLGAPYERARVRVLQGRCCAALGDDDDARLEFDSAASVFHDLHALPDLRELRGPELADAPNGLTPREVQVLRAVATGKTNRAIAHEFVISEKTVARHLSNIFTKLEVSSRAAATAYAYEHRLL
- a CDS encoding TetR/AcrR family transcriptional regulator, with product MRADAAKRRQLIVQEARRLFAVHGSDVALEAVAEAAGVGIATLYRNFESRAALADEVALTILADMRAAGTEALERVGCSPEDAWVGYVQRLVELDLGALSATLAEFVTDEISESVRDAQAQTLAGVEELLDAVRSAGIVRPDLDALELVLAIGLITRPLPDAIRAVTPDLVPRLVSIVLAGMRPS
- a CDS encoding ABC transporter permease is translated as MADAATTTVPDAGDSTARKPHPALTVLGMTCGLGVILVLMLLVFIMPSLKSGPHDLQVGIVGTSAAAEEFETSLATAAPDAYTSQRFASEQELRDAIHDRDVIGGFVVDESGVRTLVAGAGSTAISGSLAGTSQAVGGALGADVTVEDVVPLPESDPTGIGIGGLAFPLVFGGIVPVVAFRKILPRSDGWYLTGLLVFAAVGGIVVASILTFAFGSIESTFWPVAGSMALGIAALALPLAGLQKAFGAKGFTIGAMAMMFLGNPLAGIATTSAWLPSGLGTFGQILPPGAAGTLVRSAAYFDGAGGFVALSTLATWIVVGLVLYAVGMRHAVGEEATERPSAQVTA
- a CDS encoding AAA family ATPase, with the protein product MAANRTRVSRVVMMCGPAGAGKTTYAKRLEREGWTRLSYEVEFWDRGITTMPSADVVAEVSADLKARLLRHVAAGNDVVLDFGFWFRRQRDEFRALLAPQGIVPETVYIATELETILSRVGDRHGRWADDWPLTERTATEYFERFEPPTPEEGPLEVVR
- a CDS encoding MFS transporter: MTKVVDGYLRSPLSGIAPWILMSVLSAPGRFEEAVCFALGLVLLTMWVGARRGIKIHALDTFGAAFFAVLAAVGLIASDGVIDWMEIWAGELTNIALAVFVVATLIARRPFTLPYAKEDTPQEYWTSPLFMKINYVISAVWAGAFTFSAIVGFIGDAVMRDPGNFWTGWVLQLAAIFFAVSFTEFYPDYAGAKFAASQGESEPAPSLLKLIDWLPTFVLVAGIFGWVTDSIPDAVGIGMIVVGIIGSAVIGRLSPKIEKAST
- a CDS encoding pseudouridine synthase, which translates into the protein MVPVPMPSPLPVRNGVGPTRLRVPTSGPWSTVAEYVVARFDHLDADDLYRRFDAGEIVGIDGEPIGRGTELGAHRFVWYYRDLPVEEPVPFHEEILHIDDDLVVVDKPHFLPTTPGGRYLRESALVRLRTRLDNPDLTPIHRLDRATAGLVMFSARPETRGAYQSLFEKRRVTKVYEAVSALPAEWDPGAPEIAGRPVPVLYRNHIEARRGELRVVVDDTREPNSETLIEVLGSGMSRSGRAVLHTLLRPHTGRMHQLRVHLAALGIGILGDHWYPVLLPETPDDHSLPLQLLARELEFVDPLSGIERHFSTRRSLAEAPTTQD
- a CDS encoding MFS transporter — its product is MTAPARLGIPTGTLALLAALYFAQGLPYGFFTQALPVVLRESGFSLIAISATGVLFAPWALKFLWAPYVDHYGTRRQWLLSLQLAASAVSLILACLDLSSTLRWLLVGIAVVNALSATQDVATDGLAVQLLGPKQRGLGNGIQVGAYRIGMIVGGGALLWVFSLAGWRSLFLAMAFLLVLTTIPVWRLPRTKRPATPDREPRGATRMTVAWWARLRRPGMLAFILLIGGFKFGDSMGSAMVGPFMSDSGLTLGQIALVKGVLSSAGALGGAALGGWLCFRRGRRQALLIGGVTQTASLALYVVASLGYGGFGLIVSASLAEHVLGGAATVAVFTLMMDAADRDHAGSDYTLLACAIVVVQGIAGFTAGVVGDVFGYPALFGTSLVLSGIGCAVLLLALDRGIGPSGVHGVWRSGAGQAVSRPR